From one Peredibacter starrii genomic stretch:
- a CDS encoding peptidylprolyl isomerase, with the protein MKLFLSALLLVSLNAFAAKGPVVVMETSMGTIEIELNQEKAPNTVKNFLGYVDDKFYDGTIFHRVIDGFMIQGGGFDEKMNEKKTKAPIKNEANNGLSNDTGTIAMARTNDPHSATAQFFINVNDNSPLNHTGENPAGWGYAVFGKVTSGMHVVNRIKMVRTGNMNGHQNVPMDTVVIKSVKRKK; encoded by the coding sequence ATGAAACTATTTTTGTCTGCTCTTTTACTTGTTTCACTAAATGCATTTGCTGCCAAAGGTCCAGTGGTTGTGATGGAGACCAGCATGGGTACAATTGAAATCGAACTCAATCAGGAAAAGGCCCCAAACACAGTTAAAAACTTCTTAGGCTACGTAGATGATAAATTCTATGACGGCACAATCTTTCACCGTGTGATCGATGGCTTCATGATCCAGGGTGGTGGCTTTGATGAAAAAATGAATGAGAAGAAAACCAAGGCGCCAATTAAGAACGAAGCCAATAATGGTCTAAGCAATGACACTGGTACAATTGCCATGGCCCGCACGAATGATCCTCACTCTGCCACGGCCCAGTTCTTTATCAACGTAAATGACAACTCACCACTTAACCACACAGGTGAAAATCCAGCGGGTTGGGGTTATGCGGTTTTCGGTAAAGTCACTTCAGGTATGCACGTTGTGAATAGAATTAAGATGGTTCGCACCGGTAACATGAACGGTCACCAGAACGTACCAATGGACACTGTTGTAATTAAGAGTGTGAAACGTAAGAAGTAA
- a CDS encoding BON domain-containing protein, whose amino-acid sequence MRRKINDGDLTGIKMDRLRHSRFDLDQEPRREEGYYRRSPNSLSGPYNENRGRRSAEGTSNNWESSPFEDGRMSSWNHRKGWDNYYDRSYDRGFRSHGGSQIGHDLGDVAGHRGKGPKGYKRSDESIYQDVCDMLSSSADVDATDIEVSVKDGCVYLNGRVQDRQMKKMAEYEVENISGVRDVQNLLSLSAKGEDLH is encoded by the coding sequence ATGAGAAGGAAAATTAATGATGGAGATCTAACAGGAATAAAAATGGACAGGTTAAGACATTCTCGTTTTGATTTGGATCAGGAACCGCGACGTGAAGAAGGATATTATCGCAGAAGCCCTAATTCATTAAGTGGACCGTATAATGAAAATCGTGGTCGGAGATCAGCAGAGGGAACATCAAATAACTGGGAAAGCAGTCCATTTGAAGATGGAAGGATGAGTTCCTGGAACCATCGCAAGGGTTGGGACAACTATTATGATCGAAGTTATGACCGGGGCTTCAGAAGCCATGGTGGAAGTCAAATCGGTCATGATTTAGGAGACGTCGCAGGTCATCGCGGAAAAGGGCCCAAAGGTTACAAAAGAAGTGATGAAAGTATTTATCAGGATGTGTGCGATATGCTTTCCAGCAGTGCAGATGTTGATGCCACGGACATTGAGGTATCGGTCAAGGATGGTTGTGTATATTTAAATGGTAGGGTCCAAGACAGACAGATGAAGAAAATGGCCGAATATGAAGTGGAAAACATTTCTGGCGTAAGAGATGTGCAAAACCTTCTAAGTCTCTCTGCAAAGGGAGAGGATCTTCATTAA
- a CDS encoding response regulator — MMKRKILIVEDDPSIRNSLREILEGQGYLVEVSKNGLEAFRVMTEKSFVPDLIVLDLMMPEMNGFEFRELQMEDTRYSHIPVILLTANNRFQEYKEPLKAFEFLNKPLEVDDLIFVVQNCFRLMK, encoded by the coding sequence ATGATGAAAAGAAAAATATTAATTGTTGAAGACGATCCCTCTATTCGAAACTCTTTGAGAGAAATTCTTGAAGGTCAAGGATACCTCGTGGAGGTGTCCAAGAATGGACTTGAGGCCTTCAGGGTCATGACCGAAAAATCTTTTGTACCGGATTTGATTGTCCTGGATCTTATGATGCCGGAGATGAATGGATTTGAGTTCAGAGAGCTTCAAATGGAAGACACTCGTTACTCTCACATTCCTGTGATTCTTCTCACTGCCAATAATCGTTTTCAGGAGTATAAAGAACCCCTAAAGGCCTTTGAGTTTCTCAATAAGCCCTTAGAGGTTGATGATTTGATCTTCGTGGTTCAGAACTGCTTTCGCTTGATGAAGTAA
- a CDS encoding hemerythrin domain-containing protein: MDIYEALKKDHEELKIVLEELVSLRADDDYRYVLIEEIRNVLVPHSRAEESIFYNTLRAVNADKKIVFHGYQEHLETETLLRTLQVMDRMNLDWKATAKKLQESFLHHIEDEENEIFAEAQKAFTEEEAVSMADAFLQLKPKIEKEGFMKNTVDMVINLLPPRLADKLRNIGENRAA; encoded by the coding sequence ATGGATATTTATGAAGCTTTAAAAAAGGACCATGAAGAATTGAAGATAGTTCTTGAGGAACTTGTTTCGTTGAGGGCCGATGACGATTACCGCTATGTCCTCATCGAAGAAATTAGAAATGTATTGGTTCCGCACTCGCGAGCTGAGGAATCAATTTTTTATAATACGCTTCGAGCGGTGAACGCTGATAAAAAAATTGTGTTTCATGGATATCAAGAGCACCTTGAAACTGAAACGTTACTCCGAACACTACAAGTCATGGATCGCATGAATCTTGATTGGAAGGCCACTGCAAAAAAACTTCAGGAATCGTTTCTTCATCACATTGAAGACGAGGAAAATGAAATCTTCGCAGAGGCACAAAAAGCTTTCACAGAAGAAGAAGCTGTGAGTATGGCAGATGCCTTTTTGCAGTTAAAACCGAAGATCGAGAAAGAAGGATTCATGAAAAACACCGTGGATATGGTGATCAATTTGTTGCCCCCTCGTCTGGCCGATAAGCTCAGAAATATCGGAGAGAATCGGGCGGCTTAA
- a CDS encoding NADPH-dependent FMN reductase has product MAIKTLTLVGGISRNSLNKKYFRSIQELSIPHFEFETFDISKLPFFSQDLEMDPPDIVSEFKDLIREAQAVLFISPEYNRSFPGVLKNAIDWGSRPYGQNLWNRKPAALLGASPGAIGTFGAQHHLRQVMAYLNMSVLGQPEMYFNASHAFDEQDRLTNEKTKELLLQYFAAFEEWIRLVGERTEDREDLYPSEGLEDSPMTH; this is encoded by the coding sequence ATGGCGATCAAGACTCTGACTCTGGTGGGTGGCATCAGTCGCAATTCTTTGAACAAGAAGTACTTCAGATCCATTCAGGAACTTTCTATCCCTCATTTTGAATTCGAAACATTCGATATTTCAAAACTTCCATTCTTCTCTCAGGATCTGGAAATGGATCCACCTGATATCGTCTCTGAGTTTAAAGACCTTATTCGTGAGGCGCAGGCGGTGCTCTTCATTTCTCCAGAATATAATCGCTCCTTCCCGGGTGTTTTAAAAAATGCCATCGATTGGGGTTCAAGACCTTATGGACAAAATTTATGGAACCGAAAACCGGCGGCACTTCTGGGTGCTTCTCCCGGTGCCATTGGTACTTTCGGCGCCCAACATCATCTTCGTCAGGTAATGGCCTACTTAAATATGAGTGTATTGGGACAACCTGAAATGTATTTCAATGCTTCTCATGCCTTTGATGAGCAGGACCGCTTGACCAATGAGAAGACCAAAGAATTACTTCTTCAGTACTTTGCGGCATTCGAAGAATGGATCAGACTGGTGGGAGAACGAACAGAGGACCGTGAAGATCTCTACCCTTCAGAAGGACTGGAAGATTCGCCCATGACTCATTAA
- a CDS encoding response regulator, whose translation MAIPGKCKTILIVEDDDDIRNVMVDLLESEGYITKAATNGKEALDVLGSMAKPCLVLLDMMMPIMNGRQFLDTIMADTLLAPIPVLIVSAVADKTNTEGSIGFLKKPIDIDVVLNVVSQYCK comes from the coding sequence ATGGCCATACCAGGAAAATGTAAAACGATCCTGATTGTTGAAGATGATGATGATATCCGCAACGTCATGGTTGATCTGCTCGAGTCAGAAGGCTACATCACGAAGGCCGCGACCAATGGCAAAGAGGCCTTAGACGTTCTTGGGTCCATGGCCAAACCATGCTTGGTATTGCTCGACATGATGATGCCGATCATGAATGGTCGTCAGTTTCTGGACACAATTATGGCCGACACACTTCTTGCACCAATTCCAGTTTTAATTGTTTCTGCTGTCGCCGACAAAACGAACACTGAAGGTTCAATTGGATTTCTTAAAAAACCCATCGATATCGATGTGGTTCTCAACGTGGTTTCCCAATACTGTAAGTAA
- a CDS encoding hemerythrin domain-containing protein yields the protein MPETILNKLRKEHREMHALLHEIQTARTNKLRKELFARWKEEMIPHMEGEEVTLHTKILNETPGEFTLRLVEENNREHHQIKELIQKLNFLDTESKEWLKTFLELEQLCSIHVEHEEGKLFAEAKEDFGPDELEQFAYEFEEAKHHHMNS from the coding sequence ATGCCAGAGACAATTTTAAACAAACTACGAAAAGAGCACAGAGAGATGCATGCCCTTCTGCACGAAATTCAAACCGCAAGAACGAATAAGCTTCGCAAAGAACTATTCGCAAGATGGAAAGAAGAGATGATCCCCCATATGGAAGGCGAAGAAGTCACCCTTCATACTAAAATTCTGAATGAAACACCTGGTGAATTTACCTTAAGATTGGTTGAAGAAAACAACCGCGAGCACCATCAGATCAAAGAGCTCATTCAGAAATTAAACTTTTTGGATACCGAATCTAAAGAATGGTTAAAAACTTTTTTGGAATTAGAACAGCTTTGTAGTATCCATGTTGAGCATGAAGAAGGTAAACTGTTCGCCGAAGCAAAGGAAGATTTTGGCCCCGATGAGCTGGAACAATTCGCCTACGAATTTGAAGAGGCCAAGCATCATCACATGAACTCATGA
- a CDS encoding BON domain-containing protein codes for MANSNYSRDRDTQENFNTDGKYDLTGESEFSRDSSVPFDEDEVLTERHYNFDSPLIRGREIMRSRASAPAMNRPDYRGRGPRGYRRSDESIREDVSEALYRNSEVDASEIEVFVADGRVTLKGTVKDRNQKREAESAIENLVGVDDVFNELRIAVADSSPPRKSKGLVEDNITGMN; via the coding sequence ATGGCAAATTCAAATTATTCTCGAGATCGTGACACTCAGGAAAATTTTAATACTGATGGAAAGTATGACCTAACAGGAGAGTCAGAATTTTCTCGTGATAGTAGTGTTCCTTTTGATGAGGATGAGGTCCTGACTGAAAGGCATTACAACTTCGATTCTCCTCTTATTCGGGGAAGAGAAATCATGCGTTCGCGTGCCAGTGCCCCGGCAATGAATCGCCCAGATTATCGAGGAAGAGGACCTCGTGGATATCGACGATCCGATGAAAGCATCCGCGAAGACGTCAGCGAAGCACTGTACCGAAATAGTGAAGTTGATGCGTCTGAGATTGAGGTCTTTGTTGCAGACGGACGAGTCACATTGAAAGGGACTGTTAAAGATCGGAATCAAAAAAGGGAGGCCGAATCTGCGATTGAAAATCTTGTGGGCGTTGATGACGTCTTCAATGAACTCAGGATCGCAGTGGCCGACTCATCACCCCCCAGAAAGTCCAAAGGACTAGTTGAGGACAATATTACGGGAATGAACTAG
- a CDS encoding LysE/ArgO family amino acid transporter has protein sequence MKEVFLEGLLLQASLIFALGPQNLFVLESGLRRHHHITVSFVCFLCDLSLIMLGVAGAATFFNHYPQIKIFFGVVGVGFLLLYGFGKITTPEESFVVGAAKAPGTLKSVILKSITFSVINPHAYLDGIVLIGGYSAKYSDIYLRLTLGMGAATFSLIWFLLLSLGASVMMPFFQSPKRMRLMMGSAGLILLFLSAKLTLDVYGWLLETYPETASVLHFGPR, from the coding sequence ATGAAAGAGGTTTTTTTAGAGGGATTGTTGTTGCAAGCAAGTCTCATCTTTGCCCTGGGGCCCCAGAATCTTTTTGTGCTGGAGTCGGGTCTTCGCCGACACCATCACATTACGGTGAGCTTTGTGTGCTTTCTCTGTGATCTCTCCCTCATTATGTTGGGAGTGGCAGGGGCGGCGACCTTCTTTAATCACTATCCACAGATCAAAATCTTTTTCGGAGTGGTAGGAGTAGGGTTTCTTCTGCTCTACGGATTTGGAAAAATCACCACACCAGAAGAGAGCTTTGTTGTGGGGGCCGCCAAGGCACCCGGCACTTTAAAAAGTGTCATTCTAAAATCCATTACTTTTAGTGTGATCAATCCCCATGCCTACCTGGATGGAATTGTCCTGATTGGTGGCTATTCCGCCAAATATAGCGACATCTACCTGAGGCTCACACTAGGAATGGGAGCTGCGACTTTTTCACTCATCTGGTTTCTGCTCTTGTCTCTTGGAGCAAGTGTTATGATGCCATTTTTCCAATCTCCCAAACGCATGCGTTTAATGATGGGAAGTGCGGGACTCATTCTTTTATTCCTCTCGGCGAAACTCACCCTGGATGTATACGGCTGGCTTCTGGAAACTTATCCGGAAACGGCAAGTGTGCTCCATTTCGGTCCAAGATAA
- a CDS encoding BON domain-containing protein, giving the protein MDKEKQERKRNLRLVDKFDSDDYSRYAAPDYADVHLEDNLHYLNTDQERLENSGISGATEEEIADKGFRGVGPKGYKRSDEKIYEDVCESLMRHRAIDASHIIVKVTDGTVYLSGKIESRGLKKLAESVAENISGVKEVTNELSVIRGELRMDGPEGVTQKDLGIT; this is encoded by the coding sequence GAAAAGAAATTTAAGACTCGTCGATAAATTTGATAGCGACGATTATTCTCGATACGCGGCCCCGGACTACGCTGATGTTCATTTGGAAGATAATTTGCATTATCTTAATACCGATCAGGAGCGACTTGAAAATTCAGGCATCTCAGGAGCAACTGAAGAGGAAATTGCGGATAAGGGATTCAGAGGAGTGGGTCCTAAGGGATATAAGCGCTCGGACGAAAAAATCTATGAAGACGTCTGCGAATCTCTTATGCGCCATCGTGCGATCGATGCCAGTCATATCATTGTGAAAGTGACTGACGGGACGGTATATCTCTCAGGAAAGATCGAGAGTCGTGGGCTCAAAAAATTGGCCGAATCAGTCGCCGAGAACATTTCCGGTGTTAAAGAAGTCACTAATGAATTGTCGGTCATTCGAGGAGAACTTCGCATGGATGGGCCCGAAGGTGTCACGCAGAAGGACCTTGGAATTACTTAA